The Acetivibrio cellulolyticus CD2 genome has a segment encoding these proteins:
- a CDS encoding stalk domain-containing protein, which produces MVKLKWFSGVIVLSAIINLFAIPSSVSAITEVEQSKVSKAVILYIGSSDSYVNTIKTKIDSDNGKVVPIVKNGRTLVPVRFISESLDADVDWDAATSTVKITLGENTAMLQPGKKDMLLNNKKTELDVPAEIIEGRTYLPLRRLVEDVLAKNIFYDRNLIIISEKDNVFDKTADKSLVDDLIYLYGSDKATTHISGGYSHTAAIKKDGTVWVWGESLSGNILTPERVNGLERVIDVSAGGGYTLALKADGTVWSWGENQNGRLGDGTEENSETPVQVKGLKEIKRIAASYGGHCLALKSDGTVWAWGNNSFGQLGDKTKETKLEPVMLDTLPKIGDIAVGHSFSVALDKDGFVWTWGYDRELPQKVGGISNIIDISAGQNHVLVLKSDGTLWTWGDIEGTPVYSGQVKGGTDLTLPVKVEELRGVVAISAQGGHSAALKDDGSVFVWGDLGYDSTISNPLVPYKVDELSGVREIASGSGHLLALKDDGTLWAFGDNGCGQIGDGTAISRRKPSATLFNRDPLLLSEGIDTESEFVYKFDAETEKQLDSVANDILSKYGSNQYQKFIQRDNMEVVNVDNAVDFINAIDSNREIILDTEAVYNITDALNEGAGSEKACLVEGYDGPELVISDVENLIIRSESSELANILVSPSYVDVLNFEDSNNIIIDGINAGHGPEKGYCTGGVFSFAGCKNIYINNSVLFGCGTEGIELSNVDSFVFNNSVIEDCSSDIMTIASSCNILFQNSKFRYTGIFDLINISSSRNILFSLCEISNNEALSGIEGFGYHLFNLNEVEPKLIVKDTVIQDNEVDYMQIYKDDLYFKNATFGNNTFSKGIYEID; this is translated from the coding sequence TTGGTAAAATTAAAATGGTTTTCGGGGGTAATAGTACTTTCGGCAATTATCAATTTATTTGCAATTCCGTCAAGTGTAAGTGCAATTACCGAGGTAGAGCAATCGAAAGTAAGTAAAGCTGTAATACTGTACATAGGAAGTTCGGATTCATATGTTAATACAATTAAAACAAAAATAGATTCGGATAACGGGAAAGTAGTTCCGATTGTTAAAAACGGCAGAACATTGGTTCCGGTAAGGTTTATTTCGGAAAGCTTAGATGCTGATGTTGACTGGGATGCTGCTACATCAACTGTTAAAATCACTTTAGGTGAAAATACTGCAATGCTGCAACCAGGAAAGAAGGATATGTTGTTAAATAATAAAAAGACAGAACTTGATGTGCCTGCCGAAATTATAGAAGGAAGAACTTATCTGCCGCTTAGAAGGCTGGTAGAAGATGTTTTGGCGAAGAACATATTCTATGATAGAAATCTTATCATTATTAGTGAAAAGGATAACGTTTTTGACAAAACAGCAGATAAGAGTTTAGTTGATGACTTAATATATTTATATGGAAGTGATAAGGCAACTACACATATTTCCGGTGGTTATTCCCATACTGCGGCAATAAAGAAAGATGGAACTGTCTGGGTATGGGGGGAAAGCTTGAGTGGAAACATCCTTACTCCTGAGAGAGTTAATGGACTGGAGAGGGTTATTGATGTATCAGCTGGGGGTGGGTATACACTAGCACTTAAGGCTGATGGAACAGTTTGGTCATGGGGTGAAAACCAAAACGGGAGACTGGGAGATGGGACAGAAGAAAATAGTGAGACCCCAGTTCAGGTAAAAGGCTTGAAGGAAATTAAGAGGATTGCAGCGTCGTATGGCGGGCATTGTTTGGCATTAAAGAGCGATGGTACTGTATGGGCTTGGGGTAACAATTCATTTGGACAGTTAGGGGATAAAACAAAAGAGACAAAGCTTGAGCCTGTTATGCTTGACACATTGCCTAAGATAGGGGACATTGCAGTTGGTCACAGTTTTTCTGTTGCACTTGATAAGGATGGTTTCGTATGGACTTGGGGATATGATAGAGAACTGCCTCAAAAAGTAGGTGGGATTAGTAATATTATTGATATTTCAGCAGGTCAAAATCATGTACTCGTATTGAAAAGTGACGGGACTTTATGGACCTGGGGAGATATCGAGGGGACTCCGGTTTATAGTGGACAGGTGAAGGGTGGCACGGATTTAACTTTACCTGTGAAGGTTGAAGAACTCCGTGGGGTTGTTGCAATTTCAGCTCAAGGAGGCCACTCGGCTGCTTTAAAAGATGATGGAAGTGTATTCGTATGGGGAGACCTGGGATATGACTCAACAATATCAAACCCACTAGTTCCTTATAAGGTTGATGAATTAAGCGGAGTCAGAGAAATAGCGTCCGGAAGTGGACATTTACTGGCTCTTAAAGATGATGGTACGTTATGGGCGTTTGGTGACAATGGATGCGGCCAGATCGGAGATGGTACTGCTATTTCAAGAAGAAAGCCTTCCGCCACATTATTTAATAGAGATCCGTTACTATTATCTGAAGGTATTGATACAGAGAGTGAGTTTGTATATAAGTTTGATGCCGAAACAGAAAAACAACTTGATAGCGTGGCAAATGATATATTATCCAAATATGGAAGCAATCAATATCAAAAATTTATCCAACGAGATAATATGGAGGTAGTTAATGTAGATAATGCAGTGGATTTTATTAATGCAATCGATTCAAATCGTGAAATAATATTAGATACTGAAGCAGTATATAATATAACAGATGCTTTAAATGAAGGTGCAGGAAGTGAAAAAGCATGCCTTGTTGAGGGGTATGATGGGCCTGAGTTAGTTATAAGTGATGTTGAGAATCTTATAATAAGATCAGAATCAAGTGAATTGGCAAATATATTGGTTAGTCCGAGTTATGTGGATGTATTAAATTTTGAAGATTCAAACAATATAATAATTGATGGGATCAACGCCGGACACGGACCAGAAAAAGGTTATTGCACAGGTGGTGTATTTTCCTTTGCAGGGTGCAAAAATATATATATAAATAATTCAGTTTTATTTGGATGTGGAACTGAAGGCATTGAACTTTCTAATGTTGATAGTTTTGTTTTCAATAATTCAGTAATTGAGGATTGTTCCAGCGATATAATGACTATAGCATCTTCTTGCAATATATTGTTTCAAAACTCGAAATTCAGATATACCGGAATTTTTGATCTTATAAATATTTCGAGTAGCAGGAATATCTTATTTTCATTGTGTGAGATAAGCAATAATGAGGCGTTATCTGGTATAGAAGGTTTTGGATATCACCTGTTCAACCTAAATGAGGTTGAACCGAAACTCATTGTTAAAGATACTGTTATACAGGATAATGAAGTAGACTATATGCAAATTTATAAGGATGACCTTTATTTTAAAAACGCTACTTTTGGTAACAATACATTTTCAAAAGGTATATATGAAATAGATTAA
- a CDS encoding EFR1 family ferrodoxin (N-terminal region resembles flavodoxins. C-terminal ferrodoxin region binds two 4Fe-4S clusters.) yields MNGCIVYFSATGNTGYVADAIKDEFMHRGIQCDIYEVSKKTDFQDKYDFYVFGSPIHAELFPVFYTEWVKKNITKGSGRKCIVYSTQGSQSACGPTVFANDLKKKGFEVIVEDCFFMPNNYYTVMFKKSSEQEIRELLKKSKDKAGTIVDKFLKDEKISNTAKGRIWWAKPVFKMFTMWSRKWAKNSLTVDADKCTRCGLCQRNCPVNNISIDKNNISFKDKCISCQRCIHKCPTNAFLHKKKVIEQYKLLS; encoded by the coding sequence ATGAATGGATGTATAGTTTACTTTTCAGCTACAGGAAATACTGGATATGTTGCTGATGCCATAAAGGATGAGTTCATGCATAGGGGCATACAGTGCGATATTTATGAAGTTTCTAAAAAAACCGATTTTCAAGATAAATATGATTTTTATGTTTTTGGATCACCTATTCATGCCGAATTGTTCCCGGTCTTTTATACTGAATGGGTAAAGAAAAATATAACAAAAGGTTCGGGTAGAAAGTGTATCGTGTATTCTACGCAAGGGAGCCAATCTGCCTGTGGTCCGACAGTTTTTGCTAACGATCTAAAGAAAAAGGGTTTTGAAGTGATTGTTGAAGATTGCTTTTTTATGCCAAACAACTATTATACAGTAATGTTTAAAAAGTCCTCAGAACAAGAAATCAGAGAGCTTTTGAAAAAATCAAAAGACAAAGCTGGTACTATTGTTGATAAATTTTTAAAAGATGAAAAAATATCTAACACGGCAAAGGGAAGAATATGGTGGGCAAAACCAGTTTTCAAAATGTTTACAATGTGGTCAAGAAAATGGGCAAAAAATAGCCTTACTGTTGATGCTGATAAATGTACCAGATGTGGGTTATGCCAAAGAAATTGTCCTGTGAATAATATAAGCATTGATAAAAATAATATTTCCTTTAAGGACAAATGTATTTCATGCCAGAGATGTATACATAAGTGCCCTACAAATGCGTTTTTACATAAGAAAAAGGTGATTGAACAATATAAGTTGCTAAGTTAA
- a CDS encoding YccF domain-containing protein, producing the protein MRFLGNIIWLLFGGIVAAIGWLLAGLILCITIVGIPFGVQCMKISLFVLWPFGKEVEVGNFGVGGLLFNIIWLIFFGWEFAIAHFVSGLIFCVTIIGIPFGLQHFKLAKLGLIPFGANIH; encoded by the coding sequence ATGAGGTTTTTAGGTAACATTATTTGGCTGTTATTTGGAGGTATTGTTGCGGCTATAGGGTGGTTATTGGCAGGTCTGATTCTATGTATAACAATTGTGGGTATACCATTCGGTGTTCAGTGTATGAAAATTTCGCTATTTGTATTATGGCCTTTCGGAAAAGAAGTTGAAGTTGGTAATTTTGGAGTTGGCGGGTTGCTTTTTAATATCATCTGGCTCATTTTTTTCGGATGGGAGTTTGCCATAGCACATTTTGTTTCAGGTTTGATTTTTTGTGTAACAATTATAGGAATACCGTTTGGACTTCAGCATTTTAAGCTTGCTAAGCTAGGGCTTATTCCGTTTGGTGCAAATATACATTAG
- a CDS encoding AGE family epimerase/isomerase — protein sequence MKSTETYDISQIISNLPDGVRWKNHIEYQLLPYWLMPEAFGDPIGNFPTYRANDGSLIDENKLPPEISAALASGAGKEIINLDRNYIRVHGRQTYAYGVAYHVLGDEKYLEYAKAGVDFLREAFFDGGLDREGNKLIGVHSYYSKSNNRWEPEPRQIRSQDMAYALCGMGFYYYLTRDKEVLDDILAIKNYIFKTYLDKGMDVFKWVLEKSPDGDDPDRIELVAQLDQIYAYMILLTPSLPEPHQTKWKNDLVHVAKIIIEQFYSTEYGMYWGAITNPQIKRVGTPHMDFGHSVKTMWLIYQIGKMTNDISLINFAKEKAIKIVNTAYIEETGSWGRGFDENGIFDPDKEWWGLAELDQTTATISLIEPAYARYLVKTYDYWFNYMVDNINGEIWHMVRAKDNKPALELPKIHSWKNSFHSFEHALVSYITTQALKGENVELYYAFCDDFKKQFNEHFEETKRLIRPYLYEGKIIAFEESRKISFTHIR from the coding sequence ATGAAAAGCACTGAAACGTATGATATTAGTCAAATTATTTCAAATCTCCCAGACGGTGTACGGTGGAAAAACCACATTGAATACCAGCTTCTTCCGTACTGGTTAATGCCTGAAGCGTTTGGAGATCCAATTGGTAATTTCCCGACATATAGGGCAAATGACGGGTCATTGATAGATGAAAACAAGCTTCCACCCGAAATAAGTGCCGCCTTAGCATCTGGTGCCGGAAAGGAGATAATAAACCTGGATAGAAATTATATCAGGGTTCATGGCCGTCAAACCTATGCATATGGTGTAGCATACCATGTTTTGGGAGATGAAAAATACCTTGAATACGCAAAGGCAGGGGTAGATTTTTTAAGAGAAGCATTTTTTGATGGAGGCCTAGATAGAGAGGGGAATAAACTAATAGGCGTGCATTCATATTACTCAAAATCAAATAATAGATGGGAACCGGAACCAAGACAGATTAGAAGTCAGGACATGGCATACGCATTATGCGGAATGGGTTTCTATTATTACCTTACAAGAGACAAAGAAGTTTTAGACGATATTCTTGCAATAAAGAACTACATTTTCAAAACATATCTAGACAAAGGCATGGATGTATTTAAATGGGTGCTTGAAAAATCACCGGATGGGGATGATCCTGATCGTATTGAGCTGGTTGCACAGCTCGACCAGATTTACGCATACATGATTTTGTTGACTCCCTCGCTTCCTGAACCACACCAAACAAAGTGGAAAAATGATCTGGTTCATGTGGCAAAAATAATCATTGAACAGTTTTACAGTACAGAATATGGCATGTACTGGGGAGCAATAACAAATCCGCAGATTAAAAGAGTAGGAACTCCACATATGGATTTTGGACATTCTGTAAAAACAATGTGGCTTATCTACCAAATTGGAAAGATGACAAACGATATATCACTTATAAACTTTGCAAAAGAGAAAGCTATAAAAATAGTAAATACGGCTTATATTGAAGAAACCGGATCTTGGGGCAGAGGATTTGATGAAAATGGTATATTTGATCCTGATAAGGAATGGTGGGGACTTGCAGAACTTGACCAAACAACAGCTACTATCAGTCTGATAGAACCGGCCTATGCAAGATATCTCGTAAAGACATACGATTACTGGTTTAATTATATGGTAGATAATATAAACGGTGAAATTTGGCACATGGTGCGTGCGAAAGACAACAAACCGGCTTTGGAATTGCCAAAAATACACTCATGGAAGAATTCATTCCACTCATTTGAGCATGCATTAGTTTCGTATATAACCACACAGGCGCTTAAAGGTGAAAATGTTGAACTTTATTATGCGTTTTGTGATGACTTCAAAAAACAGTTTAATGAACATTTTGAAGAGACAAAACGGCTGATACGACCATACCTTTACGAGGGAAAGATTATAGCTTTTGAAGAGTCCAGGAAAATAAGTTTTACACACATAAGGTAA
- a CDS encoding cellulose binding domain-containing protein: MNKLSTLKLLFATILLVTNLFSMNTVLFAEPSPRVNLEVYTWDEGYLDDNMAITRIYMKNTGTVTLNDFTLYYFINAEDGKIPELEKYYIPEPKPLISLVSSGGGEYAIRMEFKGVHLKPGEILPDTCGYTWGYHNSDWSQLDMSNDFSNTGTNSYTLNDKVSVVGIVPEITEHSHCHRRTLHDDSGENDYDVHYEVRNDWGTGAKINVTITNNTSEPIDGWNLDWMFTGPQKIHGLRHGFYRQDGNKVSVTNESDNSTIPANGGSIEFELSIDYCFANEKPLEFILNESSTGDLDQFE, translated from the coding sequence ATGAACAAATTAAGTACATTAAAACTTCTATTCGCTACAATTCTACTTGTTACAAATTTATTTAGCATGAACACTGTTTTATTTGCAGAACCTTCTCCTAGGGTTAATCTTGAAGTGTATACGTGGGATGAGGGTTATTTAGATGATAATATGGCAATAACCAGAATCTACATGAAAAACACTGGAACAGTTACACTCAATGACTTTACTCTATACTATTTTATAAATGCAGAGGATGGTAAAATTCCTGAACTGGAAAAGTATTATATTCCAGAGCCAAAACCGTTGATCAGCCTTGTGAGTAGTGGCGGTGGAGAATATGCGATAAGAATGGAATTTAAAGGGGTGCACTTAAAACCGGGAGAGATACTTCCAGATACGTGTGGATATACTTGGGGATATCACAATTCTGACTGGTCCCAATTAGATATGAGTAATGATTTTTCAAATACAGGTACAAATTCATATACCTTGAATGATAAAGTTTCTGTAGTTGGAATTGTACCTGAAATAACTGAGCATTCTCACTGCCATAGAAGAACTTTACATGATGACTCTGGGGAAAATGATTACGATGTACATTATGAAGTTAGAAATGATTGGGGAACAGGTGCAAAAATTAATGTGACTATAACTAACAACACTTCAGAGCCTATAGATGGATGGAATCTTGATTGGATGTTTACAGGCCCTCAGAAAATACATGGATTAAGACATGGGTTTTATAGACAAGATGGTAATAAGGTATCAGTAACAAACGAATCAGACAATTCAACAATACCTGCTAATGGGGGAAGTATAGAGTTTGAACTAAGTATAGATTACTGTTTTGCTAATGAAAAACCATTAGAGTTCATACTAAACGAGTCATCTACAGGAGACTTGGATCAGTTTGAATAA
- a CDS encoding secondary thiamine-phosphate synthase enzyme YjbQ encodes MKSYRKELNFNLPARRAYVNITSQVQTCIDESGIKEVLVLVNAMNITASVFVNDDESGLHQDFEKWLENLAPEKPYSQYKHNGYEDNADAHLKRQIMGREVVAAITDGKLDFGTWEQIFYGEYDGKRQKRVLVKIIGE; translated from the coding sequence ATGAAATCATACCGTAAAGAACTGAATTTTAACTTGCCTGCAAGAAGGGCGTATGTAAATATTACATCTCAAGTTCAAACTTGTATTGATGAAAGTGGTATAAAAGAGGTATTGGTATTAGTTAATGCTATGAATATTACAGCAAGTGTATTTGTAAATGATGACGAATCCGGGCTGCATCAGGATTTCGAAAAATGGCTGGAAAATTTGGCGCCCGAAAAGCCTTATAGTCAATACAAACACAATGGATATGAAGACAACGCTGATGCTCATTTGAAACGTCAGATTATGGGACGTGAGGTTGTAGCTGCTATTACAGATGGGAAATTGGACTTTGGAACCTGGGAACAGATATTCTATGGGGAATATGATGGTAAGCGTCAAAAGCGAGTACTTGTAAAGATAATAGGTGAATAG
- a CDS encoding glycoside hydrolase family 9 protein, whose product MKKIRGKVALKKFSRAITVMLVASLMSSLFVSGQKTQAADLPRAGEAYYNYGEAMQKAILFYKANRLGDLPDDYILPYRSDAAMNDGKDVGLDLTGGWADAGDGIKFTHPMSYAAGQLGWAVYEYRDAFKKSGQLDDILDEIKWATDFFIKAHPSPDVLYYMCGYNDSDHSVWVAHEMLDYMTDRKSFVLDSSTPGSDVAGQTAACLAIASLIFEETDPEYAATCLKHAEEIFAFGDKYRGKNPLNVLYPSGGYIDDLAWGATWLYIKTGDSSYLDKAKEILPATKLGGGHTHCWDDVSYGAGIKIAQLTHDDAYEAMVEKNLDFWQPSGGITYTPGGLAWLSPWGSLRYASTAAFLAFVWSDDETVGTPSKKAAYRAFAERQINYALGDNPRGGSYEVGFGENAPVHPHHRTAHGSWTSQLTSPTFHRHILYGALVGGPSSDDSWKDDIKDYTLNEVATDYNAGFVGSLAKMYDMYGGDPLENWPQPEDFRDPQDNITEYFCRGWIIYEGYGNLRLMFQLNNRSSWPPTMKDKLSVRYYMDLSELFEAGKGLDDVQITLEESQGAKLIGLKQYKDNIYYFTVDFSGTQIMPAEWEMCEKDATVSIKYKDSNIGSSKNDWSYQTLSGPPDYDALSFKGLTPYIPVYDNGVLLWGEEPLSGTITPTPSVTPTPTPTNLGITYGDLNEDGKINSIDFALLRCELLGIAHAKINLSAADVNVDGKVNSLDFAVLRKYLLGMVASLP is encoded by the coding sequence ATGAAGAAAATAAGAGGAAAAGTGGCACTCAAAAAGTTTTCAAGGGCAATTACAGTAATGCTTGTGGCTTCTTTAATGTCATCTTTATTTGTCTCCGGGCAAAAGACGCAAGCCGCTGATTTACCACGGGCAGGAGAGGCATATTATAATTACGGTGAAGCTATGCAAAAAGCAATTCTTTTCTACAAAGCAAATCGTCTTGGCGACCTACCTGACGATTATATTTTACCTTATCGAAGCGATGCAGCTATGAATGATGGTAAGGATGTTGGACTTGATCTAACTGGAGGCTGGGCGGATGCAGGGGACGGAATCAAATTCACTCATCCAATGTCTTATGCAGCAGGTCAATTAGGTTGGGCTGTATATGAATATCGCGATGCATTTAAAAAGTCAGGTCAATTAGATGATATTCTGGATGAAATCAAATGGGCTACAGACTTTTTCATTAAAGCGCATCCAAGTCCTGATGTGTTATATTATATGTGTGGTTATAACGATTCTGACCATTCGGTTTGGGTTGCTCATGAGATGCTTGATTATATGACTGACAGGAAATCCTTTGTGCTTGATTCATCAACACCTGGATCTGATGTAGCAGGGCAAACTGCTGCTTGTTTAGCTATTGCATCACTTATATTTGAAGAAACTGATCCTGAATATGCCGCAACTTGTTTAAAACATGCCGAGGAAATTTTTGCGTTTGGTGATAAATATAGAGGTAAAAATCCTCTTAATGTTTTATATCCATCAGGTGGCTATATAGATGATCTTGCTTGGGGAGCTACCTGGCTATACATAAAAACCGGAGATTCCTCATACCTGGACAAAGCAAAGGAGATTCTTCCTGCAACCAAATTAGGAGGGGGGCATACACATTGTTGGGATGACGTTAGCTATGGGGCGGGAATTAAGATCGCTCAACTTACTCACGATGATGCATATGAAGCTATGGTTGAAAAGAATTTGGACTTTTGGCAGCCAAGTGGTGGTATTACATATACTCCAGGAGGTTTAGCTTGGCTTTCGCCATGGGGTTCTTTACGTTATGCATCTACAGCTGCTTTTTTAGCTTTTGTTTGGTCCGATGACGAAACTGTTGGAACGCCTTCTAAAAAAGCTGCATATCGTGCTTTTGCTGAAAGACAAATAAACTATGCGCTAGGAGATAATCCAAGGGGTGGAAGCTATGAGGTTGGATTTGGTGAAAATGCACCTGTACATCCTCATCACAGGACGGCCCATGGTTCCTGGACAAGTCAGCTTACCTCGCCAACCTTTCATCGTCACATCCTTTATGGTGCGTTAGTTGGAGGGCCTTCTTCTGATGACAGTTGGAAAGATGATATTAAAGATTATACTTTAAATGAAGTAGCTACCGACTACAATGCCGGTTTTGTAGGTTCTCTAGCCAAAATGTACGACATGTATGGTGGCGACCCACTTGAAAATTGGCCTCAACCTGAGGATTTTAGAGATCCACAAGATAATATAACTGAATACTTCTGTCGTGGATGGATAATTTATGAAGGCTATGGAAACTTGAGATTAATGTTTCAGCTCAATAATCGTTCATCATGGCCGCCAACGATGAAAGATAAACTATCCGTTCGTTACTACATGGACCTTTCAGAATTGTTTGAGGCAGGAAAAGGTTTGGATGATGTACAAATAACACTTGAAGAAAGCCAGGGAGCAAAACTTATTGGTTTGAAACAGTACAAGGACAACATATATTATTTTACTGTTGATTTCTCGGGAACACAGATAATGCCTGCTGAATGGGAAATGTGCGAAAAAGATGCAACTGTATCAATTAAGTATAAGGATAGCAATATTGGTTCAAGCAAAAATGACTGGTCTTACCAAACCTTAAGTGGTCCGCCGGATTATGATGCCCTATCCTTTAAAGGGCTGACTCCATACATACCTGTATATGATAATGGTGTACTTCTTTGGGGGGAAGAACCTTTAAGTGGTACAATAACTCCGACTCCCTCAGTTACACCTACACCTACGCCAACTAATTTGGGTATTACTTACGGTGATTTAAACGAAGATGGAAAAATAAACTCTATTGACTTTGCTTTGCTAAGATGCGAATTGTTGGGAATTGCACATGCGAAAATAAATTTATCTGCAGCTGATGTAAATGTTGATGGAAAGGTAAACTCCTTAGACTTCGCAGTTTTGAGAAAATATTTGCTTGGTATGGTTGCTTCGTTGCCATAA
- a CDS encoding late competence development ComFB family protein, translated as MREFRDNLYTKAGLENLAENLVLQELYDFSKKIEQTQNSEFCVCSICLADVAAIVLNDLKPYYCSNFIDKDKNSDYFSKYKSEVQQKILKAFEMVKKNPHHEK; from the coding sequence ATGAGAGAATTTAGAGACAACCTTTATACAAAAGCCGGGCTCGAAAACCTTGCAGAAAATTTGGTACTTCAAGAGCTATATGATTTTTCTAAAAAAATTGAGCAAACACAAAATTCTGAATTTTGTGTTTGTAGTATTTGTCTGGCTGACGTAGCTGCTATTGTTCTTAACGATCTAAAACCATACTATTGTTCAAACTTTATAGACAAAGATAAAAATTCCGATTATTTCTCAAAGTACAAATCAGAAGTTCAACAAAAAATACTCAAAGCCTTTGAAATGGTTAAAAAGAATCCTCACCATGAAAAATAG
- a CDS encoding radical SAM/SPASM domain-containing protein yields MDKIYAKITNDWVLRGWKDIKLGLFNTKNGDFLLPDDIDTYVLLSCDGLTNFNSAAFLPFHIKRLEKFIDKGIVIKCTYNDRLSSAQQYKRAENKILKKIHWAVTGRCNLKCRHCYMESPSNKFGELPFDQVVDIIKQIEKANVLEVSLTGGEPFLRKDIFDIIDKLTQSGIRVPQICTNGILVNDEILKKLESILGTKPTIQISFDGIGAHDLMRGINGVESLTIEAIKRVVDAGFPVEISTCIDKLNISSLKETYKYLKTMNIRKWKVASPDKIGDWKKQSTELSPDEVEKNMNEIHEIWKNDGKPFSFSLSYFFNYDSNLESSDGKALELAEDSYACDVCREILFLLPDGVLLPCPCYTDTKIVSGMPNLTHDSLSEAWERSSLHSIIDIKRYEIKSRNQDCAACDDFKYCGGGCRAIALLLTDNIMSKNPLECMLWKHKLVNKYKLGT; encoded by the coding sequence ATGGATAAGATATATGCTAAAATAACCAATGATTGGGTCTTACGCGGTTGGAAAGATATAAAGCTTGGACTGTTTAATACAAAGAATGGCGACTTCCTTTTACCTGATGATATTGATACATATGTGCTTCTCTCGTGTGATGGTCTTACTAATTTTAATTCAGCAGCGTTTCTACCGTTTCATATCAAAAGGTTGGAAAAATTCATAGATAAGGGTATTGTTATTAAGTGTACATATAATGATAGATTATCTTCTGCTCAACAATATAAAAGGGCGGAAAATAAGATACTTAAAAAAATTCATTGGGCTGTTACCGGCAGGTGTAATTTAAAATGCCGACATTGCTATATGGAATCACCTTCAAACAAATTTGGTGAACTGCCATTTGATCAAGTAGTAGATATTATTAAGCAAATAGAAAAAGCTAATGTTCTCGAAGTTTCTCTCACAGGAGGAGAGCCTTTTTTAAGGAAGGATATATTCGATATAATTGATAAGTTAACCCAATCGGGGATAAGAGTTCCTCAAATATGTACTAATGGTATACTGGTTAATGATGAAATTCTAAAAAAGCTTGAAAGCATTTTAGGAACAAAGCCGACTATACAAATAAGCTTTGATGGAATAGGCGCTCACGATTTAATGAGGGGAATAAATGGTGTCGAGTCTCTCACAATTGAAGCAATTAAAAGAGTAGTTGACGCAGGATTTCCGGTAGAAATATCAACTTGCATAGATAAACTTAACATATCCAGCTTAAAGGAAACCTACAAATATTTAAAAACAATGAATATTAGAAAATGGAAGGTAGCTTCCCCGGATAAAATTGGAGATTGGAAAAAGCAAAGTACAGAATTGTCGCCGGATGAAGTTGAAAAAAATATGAATGAAATACATGAGATATGGAAAAATGATGGGAAGCCTTTTTCTTTTAGCCTCAGTTATTTTTTCAATTATGATAGTAATCTTGAATCATCTGATGGCAAGGCACTAGAGTTAGCTGAAGATAGTTATGCGTGTGATGTTTGTAGAGAGATTTTATTTTTACTTCCTGATGGAGTATTGCTTCCATGCCCATGCTATACAGATACTAAAATTGTAAGCGGAATGCCTAATCTGACCCATGATAGTCTCTCAGAAGCTTGGGAAAGATCCTCGTTGCACAGCATTATAGACATAAAGAGGTATGAAATTAAAAGTAGAAATCAGGATTGTGCAGCTTGCGATGATTTTAAGTATTGTGGGGGAGGATGCAGGGCAATAGCTTTGCTTTTGACCGATAATATAATGAGTAAAAATCCGTTGGAATGTATGCTTTGGAAACATAAGTTGGTAAATAAATACAAGCTTGGCACATAA
- a CDS encoding Nif11-like leader peptide family natural product precursor — MVENVLDFYRKAQSDDDLKCELEKISGTDDVEAIINLALQHGFDLCEDDLFEAKNISITVGDGECDAVKLEIKTSCIIQCAGVM; from the coding sequence ATGGTTGAAAATGTGTTGGATTTTTACAGGAAAGCTCAGTCTGATGATGATCTTAAATGTGAACTTGAAAAAATTTCTGGAACAGACGATGTAGAAGCAATTATAAATCTTGCTTTGCAGCACGGGTTCGATTTATGCGAGGATGACCTGTTTGAGGCAAAAAATATTAGTATTACAGTTGGTGATGGAGAGTGTGATGCTGTGAAGTTAGAAATTAAAACATCATGTATAATTCAGTGTGCAGGGGTAATGTAG